ATACGTTTTCTGAATCGCACGGATGCACGCGCCCTCTTCCGCAAAAGTCCCCGGATGAAGCTTATTGTTCATCAGCCACACTTCCAGGGCATTGGAGTTATCGCCTATATACAACTGCCCATTCATCACAAGCCCCCCGCCGAATCCGGTCCCCAGAGTCACACCAAACAAATTGCGGAACTTCTTCGGGCTACCCGCCTTCGCCAGCGCCTCATTAACCTGGGGCAGCAATCCGGCCACGGCTTCGCCATAGACAAACAAATCGCCGTCGTTGTTAATGAAAACGGGCACACCAAACTCATCTTGGAGGATATCCGCCAAGGGAACGCCCCCTGCATAGGCCGGAAGATTGCCAACATTGTCAATAATACCCCTGGGATAATCGGCCGGTCCCGGAAATGCAAAACTGATGGCGGCAGGCGCCTGCCCCGTTTCTTCAATCAGGGCTCTGAACCCTTTTTTGATATTCTCCAGGGAACGTTCTAAATTCCGGGCTTCCGAAGCAAGCCGAACCGGAGTTCCAATACGGCGGTTCCCTTGCATGGCGGCAAAAACGAAATTCGTCCCCCCCGCATCCAAAGTCAGAACAATGCGGTCATCACGGTCGGAGTCCACCTCAGGCATCCCTCCCTTCTTTCTTTTCGGATTTCATTACCAACCCGACCCCCAATATGTAGAGCACGGCCACAAGAGGTACAACAAAACCGTAGAAAAGATTGCCGGAGGCATCGCC
This is a stretch of genomic DNA from Akkermansia sp. N21116. It encodes these proteins:
- a CDS encoding ROK family protein codes for the protein MPEVDSDRDDRIVLTLDAGGTNFVFAAMQGNRRIGTPVRLASEARNLERSLENIKKGFRALIEETGQAPAAISFAFPGPADYPRGIIDNVGNLPAYAGGVPLADILQDEFGVPVFINNDGDLFVYGEAVAGLLPQVNEALAKAGSPKKFRNLFGVTLGTGFGGGLVMNGQLYIGDNSNALEVWLMNNKLHPGTFAEEGACIRAIQKTYAREAGLPEATHLSARDIEEIALGKREGDSRAAREAYREMGRLLGDVFATAATLFDTLIVIGGGLAYGHRLFMDSVLEEMNGTIRSYDGRELPRLVQKAFDLEDPSQMENFLLGDERRLIVPGSGREVIYDPRKRIGIGITRLGTSEAVAVGAYAYALRAIDCAMR